From the Spirochaetota bacterium genome, one window contains:
- a CDS encoding DUF1624 domain-containing protein, producing MSALPSKTPAHAHRPERNPGLDALRGLAIILMVQQHLMAWLWSEPWVNMTAIFKAHPFMMALNSTGAFSAPLFVMLAGAGSAYLFASRTRPGRTLAAHGLCILALGYVLNFAAPHWFTIGSWYVLHLVGISLILAGGLNRLPSWSLALLALAALAGAVLAQTWLDSPLFFNRTRISDYGQAGGVARLALAEGHFPILPWTAFFIAGIPAARLVMKNSFRAVALAGFACLVAGAALALAYRHGFAFATYGTFYRAFVIQAHFYPGQPPLLLMLGGGALVAVALFAWIGHRGLLTSEGPLASAGRASLSIFMIHVMLFMELSRLIGTFKAFSEAETLAIVAAVLALFMTGAYYWKRIGYRYGFEWLIRLPAG from the coding sequence ATGAGCGCCCTGCCCTCCAAAACTCCCGCGCACGCGCATCGCCCGGAACGCAACCCCGGGCTGGACGCGCTCAGGGGCCTTGCGATAATTCTCATGGTGCAGCAGCACCTCATGGCGTGGCTGTGGAGCGAGCCCTGGGTCAACATGACGGCGATCTTCAAGGCGCACCCCTTCATGATGGCGCTCAACAGCACGGGCGCCTTCAGCGCGCCGCTATTCGTCATGCTCGCGGGCGCGGGATCGGCGTACCTGTTCGCGTCGCGCACGCGCCCCGGCAGGACGCTCGCCGCGCACGGGCTCTGCATTCTCGCGCTCGGTTACGTGTTGAATTTCGCCGCGCCGCACTGGTTCACCATCGGTTCGTGGTACGTGCTTCACCTTGTCGGAATTTCGCTCATTCTCGCCGGGGGGCTGAATCGGCTCCCCTCGTGGTCGCTTGCCTTACTCGCGCTCGCCGCGCTCGCCGGCGCCGTGCTCGCGCAGACCTGGCTCGACTCGCCGCTCTTCTTCAATAGAACGCGCATATCGGACTACGGCCAGGCGGGGGGCGTCGCACGGCTCGCGCTCGCGGAGGGCCATTTCCCCATCCTGCCCTGGACGGCATTTTTCATCGCCGGGATCCCGGCCGCGCGGCTCGTCATGAAAAACAGTTTCCGCGCGGTCGCGCTCGCGGGGTTCGCGTGTCTCGTCGCGGGGGCGGCGCTCGCGCTCGCCTACAGGCACGGGTTCGCGTTCGCGACCTACGGGACCTTTTACCGCGCCTTCGTCATCCAGGCGCACTTCTATCCGGGCCAGCCGCCGCTCCTGCTCATGCTGGGCGGGGGGGCGCTCGTTGCCGTCGCGCTTTTCGCATGGATAGGTCACCGGGGGCTCCTCACGAGTGAAGGCCCGCTCGCGAGCGCGGGGCGCGCTTCGCTCAGCATCTTCATGATCCACGTCATGCTCTTCATGGAATTGAGCAGGCTTATCGGCACCTTCAAGGCATTTTCCGAGGCGGAGACGCTTGCTATCGTCGCGGCGGTGCTCGCGCTGTTTATGACGGGCGCGTACTACTGGAAGCGAATCGGATACCGGTACGGGTTCGAGTGGCTGATACGCCTCCCGGCGGGTTGA
- a CDS encoding endonuclease domain-containing protein encodes MVFRIEPFPLPLEGGGRVGVRGCLNKNLTSFARALRSNQTEAEKLLWKRLRGKQVRGFKFRRQQQIGNYIVDFMCSPLNLVIELDGSQHIESCTDGVREHWLNEQGYHVLRFYNTDVLKNLEGVLTIIDTHCMSHPPLTPPIEGGETKTALIHSISDQNKLEKTCGTTPSD; translated from the coding sequence ATGGTATTCCGAATAGAACCTTTTCCCCTCCCCCTTGAGGGGGGAGGCCGGGTGGGGGTGAGGGGTTGTTTGAATAAAAATTTAACCTCATTTGCAAGAGCATTGCGATCAAATCAGACGGAAGCGGAAAAGCTGCTTTGGAAGCGCCTGAGGGGAAAACAAGTGCGAGGTTTTAAATTCAGGAGACAGCAGCAAATCGGTAATTATATCGTGGATTTCATGTGTTCCCCATTGAATCTCGTTATCGAACTGGACGGAAGTCAGCATATAGAATCATGCACGGACGGGGTCAGGGAGCATTGGCTGAATGAACAAGGTTATCACGTATTACGATTCTATAATACCGATGTACTCAAGAATTTGGAAGGCGTATTGACTATTATTGATACCCATTGCATGAGTCACCCTCCCCTAACCCCTCCCATCGAGGGAGGGGAAACAAAGACAGCACTTATCCATTCAATAAGCGATCAAAATAAATTAGAAAAAACATGCGGAACAACTCCCTCTGATTAG
- a CDS encoding CHASE2 domain-containing protein, with product MIKNFIAQFKENLKQNKYYAVGVSVVLVLFILLLSLTTIYELFELKLYDLRFRVKPAPAQWEMLTFLDIDDNAIKIGGQFPWPRYIYADGVNVLHKAGLRQAAFDVQFMDDSPRIARKDEFSAMIERARAGGRMTVEDVEKAVIDNDKLLAAALKQSGSVVLSYSFLNEKISMDHLDRKTRQEYDAAYRIFTEKASIPVPKERVGEFQSLVSPDRVMIQFPIPALTRQARTFGYVDSDFDMDGISRKIRLVRVFENRVYFHMALAMLIDQCGIKPDDVRITPGSRIVLPNAVNPVTLEKKDIVIPIDAKGMMFINWAGQFATTFHHLSFSALLEYGNFRDSVYAFLNDEGDDFLREQKMTRKSIVAELPKRIADYAAAKDPAQRADKWKTLAATRDKLRSVDVAIFKGIQDEAATSAEKLKSAPKRDLQEYVTNLQNLSAAFKLVSEVDQLRDKTGIIGLTATATQDMGVTPVSSEYPMVGTYHNIFNTIVQNNYIHKAHPLINILIMLAIALAAGLLIQRLSAMQIIVAIIAGFIGVTVVSVLVFALADVWLDQLGITLSLLLPSVAIGAIKFASEESQKRFIKSAFSNYLSPLVIDEIIKNPESLQLGGELREISIFFSDVAGFSTISEKLNPQQLVALLNEYLSEMTDIILGYGGTVDKYEGDAIIAFFGAPHPFPDHAQRLCFAAIDMKKRLAELRDEWRKTGRDELKVRMGMNTGNAVVGNMGSKMRMDYTMMGDAVNLAARLEGVNKKYGTYAMIAENTYEQAKDVIEARELDIIRVVGKEEPTKVYELLGRKGSLPDYMHEMLEKYYEGLAAWREREWKAARSAFRSALKIVENDGASKTYYDRCTEFIENPPPKSWDGVYRLTTK from the coding sequence ATGATAAAAAACTTTATCGCTCAATTCAAGGAAAACCTCAAGCAGAACAAGTACTACGCAGTGGGCGTTTCTGTCGTCCTGGTGCTCTTCATCCTGCTCCTGAGCCTGACCACCATCTACGAGCTCTTCGAGCTTAAGCTCTATGACCTGCGCTTCCGCGTGAAACCGGCTCCCGCCCAGTGGGAGATGCTCACGTTCCTGGATATCGACGATAACGCGATCAAGATCGGCGGACAGTTTCCGTGGCCGCGCTATATCTACGCGGACGGTGTCAATGTGCTGCACAAGGCCGGCCTTCGCCAGGCCGCGTTCGACGTCCAGTTCATGGACGATTCGCCGCGCATCGCCCGCAAGGATGAATTCTCGGCCATGATCGAGCGGGCCAGGGCCGGCGGGCGCATGACCGTCGAGGACGTCGAGAAAGCCGTGATCGACAACGACAAGCTGCTGGCCGCCGCGCTGAAGCAATCCGGCAGCGTAGTGCTCTCCTACAGCTTCCTGAATGAAAAGATATCCATGGATCACCTGGACAGGAAAACCCGGCAGGAGTACGACGCCGCGTACAGGATTTTCACCGAGAAGGCGTCCATCCCCGTGCCCAAAGAGCGCGTCGGCGAGTTCCAATCGCTCGTTTCTCCCGACCGCGTGATGATCCAGTTTCCCATCCCCGCCCTCACGCGCCAGGCGCGGACCTTTGGCTATGTAGACAGCGACTTTGACATGGACGGGATATCGAGGAAAATCCGGCTGGTGCGCGTGTTCGAGAACCGCGTCTATTTCCACATGGCGCTGGCGATGCTCATCGATCAATGCGGGATAAAGCCGGACGATGTCAGAATCACCCCCGGGTCCCGCATAGTGCTCCCGAACGCGGTCAATCCCGTAACCCTGGAAAAGAAGGACATCGTCATTCCCATCGACGCGAAGGGGATGATGTTCATCAACTGGGCGGGCCAGTTCGCGACCACCTTTCACCACCTGTCCTTCAGCGCGCTGCTCGAATACGGGAACTTCCGCGACAGCGTGTACGCGTTCCTGAACGACGAGGGCGATGACTTTCTCCGTGAACAGAAAATGACCCGAAAGTCGATCGTGGCGGAGCTGCCCAAACGTATCGCGGACTACGCCGCGGCGAAGGATCCGGCCCAAAGGGCCGATAAATGGAAAACGCTCGCCGCCACCAGGGACAAGCTGCGTTCCGTGGACGTCGCGATCTTTAAAGGCATCCAGGACGAGGCGGCAACAAGCGCCGAAAAGCTTAAATCCGCGCCTAAGCGCGACCTCCAGGAATACGTCACCAATCTGCAGAATCTCTCGGCCGCCTTCAAGCTCGTAAGCGAGGTCGACCAGCTCCGTGACAAAACCGGTATTATCGGACTCACCGCCACGGCGACCCAGGACATGGGGGTGACGCCGGTGTCATCGGAGTATCCCATGGTGGGCACGTATCACAATATTTTCAACACCATAGTCCAGAACAACTACATCCACAAGGCGCATCCCCTTATTAACATTCTGATAATGCTGGCTATCGCACTGGCGGCGGGTCTCCTCATACAGCGCCTTTCCGCCATGCAGATAATCGTCGCGATCATCGCCGGTTTCATAGGCGTGACCGTCGTGAGCGTACTCGTCTTCGCCCTGGCCGATGTCTGGCTTGACCAGCTCGGAATAACCCTGTCGCTTCTCCTGCCCTCCGTCGCGATCGGTGCCATAAAGTTCGCGAGCGAGGAAAGCCAGAAGCGCTTCATCAAGTCCGCGTTTTCGAACTACCTTTCCCCCCTGGTCATCGACGAGATCATCAAGAACCCCGAGTCCCTCCAGCTCGGCGGCGAGCTGCGGGAGATAAGCATATTTTTCTCGGACGTCGCCGGTTTCTCGACGATCTCCGAGAAGCTGAACCCCCAGCAACTGGTCGCGCTGTTGAACGAGTACCTCTCCGAAATGACCGACATCATACTCGGTTATGGGGGCACCGTCGACAAGTACGAGGGGGACGCCATTATCGCGTTTTTCGGCGCCCCGCACCCCTTCCCCGACCACGCCCAACGGCTCTGCTTCGCGGCGATTGACATGAAGAAGAGACTCGCGGAGCTCAGGGACGAATGGCGCAAAACGGGGCGCGACGAGCTCAAGGTCCGCATGGGCATGAACACCGGTAACGCGGTCGTGGGCAACATGGGTTCCAAGATGCGCATGGACTACACCATGATGGGCGACGCGGTCAACCTCGCGGCGCGGCTCGAGGGCGTGAACAAGAAGTACGGGACCTACGCCATGATCGCGGAGAACACGTACGAGCAGGCAAAGGACGTGATCGAGGCGCGCGAGCTTGACATCATCCGGGTTGTCGGCAAGGAGGAGCCCACCAAGGTATACGAGCTCCTGGGAAGAAAGGGCAGCCTCCCCGACTACATGCACGAGATGCTGGAAAAATATTACGAGGGGCTCGCGGCATGGCGCGAGCGCGAGTGGAAGGCCGCACGCTCGGCGTTCAGGTCAGCGCTCAAGATCGTCGAAAACGACGGCGCGTCCAAGACCTACTACGACCGCTGCACCGAATTCATCGAGAATCCCCCGCCCAAGAGCTGGGACGGGGTATACCGGCTCACGACAAAATAA
- a CDS encoding transketolase family protein, whose translation MAEGMTWSVLDGDKLTQAEIYGKVLTQLGEKNDKIIAMTADLAKSTKIGAFGDKFPERFINMGIAENSLFGVAAGLAMVGYTPVVSTFAVFAALRSAEQVRTDICYQNLDVKIIATHAGISFGQAGSTHHCTEDIAVMRSFANMTVIVPADGIETGNAVVAAMDHAGPVYIRIGRGFEPPVNTTKDYGFQIGKAVTMKDGKDVTVITCGVCVGQAMRAAKVLESQGLSVRVINMHTVKPIDREVILKAVVETRRIITVEEHNVMGGLGSAVGEVIVEGGKACAFKKLGVPDAFAIVGYPEDLYNYYKFDADGIIEAVGALMKKEIEEDENWDDET comes from the coding sequence ATGGCTGAAGGTATGACATGGTCGGTGCTGGACGGTGACAAGCTCACGCAGGCCGAAATTTACGGGAAGGTGCTCACCCAGCTCGGTGAGAAGAACGATAAAATCATCGCGATGACGGCGGACCTCGCGAAGTCCACCAAGATTGGCGCGTTCGGGGACAAGTTTCCCGAAAGGTTCATCAACATGGGTATCGCCGAGAACTCGCTCTTTGGCGTGGCCGCGGGCCTGGCGATGGTCGGGTACACGCCGGTGGTTTCCACGTTCGCGGTGTTCGCGGCGCTGCGCAGCGCCGAGCAGGTGCGCACGGATATCTGCTACCAGAACCTGGACGTGAAGATAATCGCGACGCACGCGGGAATCTCATTCGGGCAGGCGGGCTCCACCCACCATTGCACCGAGGACATCGCGGTGATGCGCTCGTTCGCGAACATGACCGTGATCGTGCCCGCCGACGGGATCGAGACCGGGAACGCCGTGGTCGCGGCGATGGACCATGCCGGACCGGTGTACATCCGCATTGGGCGCGGGTTCGAACCGCCCGTCAACACCACGAAGGACTACGGCTTCCAGATCGGCAAAGCGGTCACGATGAAGGACGGAAAGGACGTTACCGTCATCACCTGCGGGGTCTGCGTGGGCCAGGCGATGCGCGCCGCGAAGGTGCTCGAAAGCCAGGGGCTCTCGGTGCGCGTGATTAACATGCACACGGTCAAGCCCATCGACCGCGAGGTCATCCTCAAGGCGGTCGTCGAAACCCGGCGCATCATAACCGTCGAGGAGCATAACGTCATGGGCGGCCTGGGAAGCGCTGTGGGCGAGGTGATCGTGGAAGGCGGCAAGGCGTGCGCCTTCAAGAAGCTGGGCGTTCCCGACGCGTTCGCGATCGTGGGCTACCCGGAGGATCTGTACAACTACTACAAGTTCGACGCCGACGGAATCATCGAGGCGGTGGGCGCGCTTATGAAGAAAGAAATCGAAGAAGACGAAAACTGGGACGACGAAACTTAG
- a CDS encoding transketolase: MPLTADEVKLLQQKAKDVRKSIVDITFTAGGGHIGGSLSQTDILVALYYKYMNIDPKNPKKEDRDRMILSKGHGGLGWAAVLGEKGYFDKALLKNFNKTGSPFGMHLDSLKVPGCDASTGSLGHGLAIAVGMAIGAKKQGKNFRTYCVMGDGECCEGSVWEAAIIGAFHKLDNLTAFVDRNNLMIDGRTEDITMLESLDEKFKAFGWEVLHVDGHDMQKLGGAIEQAQTIKNKPTMIICDTVKGKCVDFMEDESKWHYGGLDSDMRDKAFACIDTYYDKVGG, from the coding sequence ATGCCGCTCACGGCAGACGAAGTCAAATTGTTGCAGCAGAAGGCGAAGGACGTCCGCAAATCGATCGTGGACATCACCTTCACGGCGGGGGGAGGGCATATCGGCGGCTCGCTATCCCAGACCGACATACTGGTAGCGCTCTACTACAAGTACATGAATATCGACCCCAAAAATCCCAAGAAGGAAGACCGCGACCGCATGATCCTTTCCAAGGGACACGGCGGCCTCGGGTGGGCGGCGGTGCTCGGCGAAAAGGGGTATTTCGACAAGGCTCTCCTCAAAAACTTCAACAAGACCGGCTCGCCCTTCGGGATGCACCTTGACTCGCTCAAGGTTCCCGGGTGCGACGCTTCGACGGGATCGCTGGGGCACGGGCTCGCGATCGCCGTGGGAATGGCGATAGGCGCGAAGAAGCAGGGAAAGAATTTCCGGACCTACTGCGTGATGGGTGACGGCGAGTGTTGCGAGGGCTCGGTGTGGGAGGCGGCGATTATCGGCGCGTTCCACAAGCTGGATAACCTCACCGCGTTCGTCGACCGCAACAACCTCATGATCGACGGCCGCACCGAAGACATCACCATGCTGGAGAGCCTGGACGAGAAGTTCAAGGCGTTCGGCTGGGAAGTCCTGCACGTGGACGGGCACGACATGCAGAAGCTGGGCGGGGCGATCGAGCAGGCGCAGACGATCAAGAACAAGCCGACGATGATCATTTGCGATACGGTCAAGGGCAAATGCGTCGACTTCATGGAAGACGAATCAAAGTGGCACTACGGCGGGCTGGACTCGGACATGAGGGACAAGGCGTTCGCCTGCATCGATACCTATTACGACAAGGTAGGAGGCTGA
- a CDS encoding WHG domain-containing protein → MPPKTTFDAASVIDAAFTVLRSEGFDNLSARTIADKLGSSTTPVYSAIGSMKKLEEALLARANGMLYEFQTTPRTGHVFLDMGVGYALFAKEEPMLFRALFLDESPHRALRSRLRKEHFGRLEAQMAGEAMLAGLSEEGRHRVLEHMWVYTHGLSLLASQKALDDDSIEYITDFLKVTGYDIAMAEINRERGAQ, encoded by the coding sequence ATGCCTCCTAAAACCACATTCGACGCCGCGAGCGTCATCGACGCGGCCTTCACCGTGCTCCGCAGCGAGGGCTTCGACAACCTGAGCGCACGGACCATCGCCGATAAATTGGGCTCCTCCACGACACCGGTGTACTCCGCGATCGGGTCCATGAAAAAACTGGAGGAGGCGTTGCTCGCGAGGGCGAACGGCATGCTTTACGAATTCCAGACCACCCCGCGCACCGGTCACGTCTTTCTCGACATGGGCGTGGGGTACGCGCTGTTCGCGAAAGAAGAGCCCATGCTCTTCCGCGCGCTTTTCCTGGACGAGTCCCCGCACCGCGCGCTCCGGAGCCGGCTGCGCAAAGAGCATTTCGGCCGGCTGGAAGCCCAGATGGCGGGCGAGGCGATGCTCGCGGGACTGAGCGAAGAAGGCCGGCACCGGGTGCTCGAGCACATGTGGGTATATACCCACGGCCTCTCGCTCCTGGCGAGCCAGAAGGCACTCGACGACGACAGCATCGAATACATCACGGATTTTTTAAAGGTCACCGGCTACGACATCGCGATGGCCGAAATCAACAGGGAGCGGGGTGCGCAATGA
- a CDS encoding flavodoxin, whose protein sequence is MKALKILILNGSPKGAVSVTMQYVEYIKKHFPEHEFESVNVSQLIHRVEKDEKFFSEIIESVKRADGVVWAFPLYYMLVPAQYKRFIELVFERGAAKAFSGKYAVSLTTSIHFFDHTAHAYMNGIIDDLEMRFAGSYSPYMFDLMKGSERERLVGFARGFFDAVTGRLSFPRRTAPLAAYKSSYRPGKVTGGIDTGGKRVLILTDETGTRGSLAGMTGRLAGLFGDSAEKFNINDLDIKGGCLGCIRCGWDGDCAWSGKDGYIEFFNEKVKGADILLFCGTIRDRYLSARWKTFIDRSFYNNHQPLFQGKQVGYVISGPIGSLGFLREIFEAHTELMHANLVDIVSDEQGDSRTLDRVLSDFASRLAAASRAGYTRPRTFLGVGGMKVFRDEIFSHLRFPFRSDHEYYKKHGMYDFPQKRFKMRAIASVMLLISRIPFMRREIYRNKIKSGMVAPLKAIVAKH, encoded by the coding sequence ATGAAGGCTTTAAAGATCCTCATTTTGAACGGGAGTCCCAAGGGGGCGGTGAGCGTCACGATGCAGTATGTCGAATATATCAAAAAGCACTTCCCCGAACACGAATTCGAGTCGGTCAATGTTTCGCAGCTCATCCACCGCGTGGAGAAAGACGAAAAGTTTTTTAGCGAAATAATCGAATCGGTGAAGCGGGCGGACGGCGTGGTCTGGGCGTTTCCCCTGTATTACATGCTGGTCCCCGCGCAGTACAAGCGCTTCATCGAGCTCGTCTTCGAGCGCGGCGCCGCGAAGGCGTTCTCCGGGAAATACGCCGTGAGCCTGACCACGTCGATACACTTCTTCGACCACACCGCGCATGCCTACATGAACGGTATTATCGACGACCTTGAAATGCGCTTTGCCGGCTCGTATTCGCCGTACATGTTCGATCTCATGAAAGGAAGCGAACGCGAAAGGCTCGTGGGTTTCGCGCGCGGATTTTTCGACGCAGTGACGGGAAGATTGAGCTTCCCGCGAAGGACGGCGCCGCTGGCCGCGTACAAGTCCTCCTACAGGCCGGGAAAGGTCACGGGCGGCATCGACACCGGCGGAAAGCGCGTCCTCATCCTCACCGATGAAACCGGCACAAGGGGTTCACTCGCGGGCATGACGGGCAGGCTCGCCGGGTTGTTCGGCGATTCCGCGGAGAAATTCAACATCAACGATCTCGACATTAAGGGCGGGTGCCTGGGCTGCATCCGCTGCGGATGGGACGGGGACTGCGCCTGGTCCGGGAAGGACGGCTATATAGAATTTTTCAACGAAAAGGTGAAGGGGGCGGATATACTCCTGTTCTGCGGCACGATCCGCGACCGCTACCTGTCTGCGCGCTGGAAGACATTCATCGATCGCTCATTCTACAACAATCACCAGCCGCTCTTCCAGGGGAAACAGGTCGGCTACGTGATCTCCGGGCCCATCGGCAGCCTGGGGTTCCTTCGCGAAATATTCGAGGCGCACACGGAGCTGATGCACGCGAATCTCGTGGATATCGTGAGCGACGAGCAGGGCGATTCACGCACCCTTGACCGCGTGCTTTCCGATTTCGCGTCACGCCTGGCCGCGGCGTCGCGTGCCGGTTATACCAGGCCCAGGACCTTCCTGGGGGTGGGCGGAATGAAGGTATTCCGCGACGAAATATTCTCGCACCTGCGGTTTCCTTTCAGGTCCGACCACGAATATTACAAGAAGCACGGGATGTACGACTTCCCCCAGAAACGCTTCAAGATGCGCGCCATAGCCTCGGTCATGCTCCTGATTTCAAGGATACCGTTCATGCGTCGGGAGATTTACCGCAACAAGATCAAATCCGGGATGGTGGCGCCGCTCAAGGCGATAGTCGCGAAGCACTGA
- a CDS encoding PAS domain S-box protein produces MSSDSLLQNEDTFRSIISNVSEYIYSVRMRDEESVRSYHSPQSARVTGYSPEELGSNPYLWYLMIHAEDRARVSAFLAAVRNSGASSSIEHRIVRKDGSVRWVSNTCTASGGDQPGEYRMDGFLVDITAQKERELTLRKLSRAIEQSPSTVVITDKHGTIEYVNPKFTKLTGYTLDEAVGKNPRILKSGTQDAPFYRDLWQTILAGNEWRGEFHNRKKNGELYWESASISPIREGNGEITHFVAVKEDVTARKAAEDALRVSEGKLRERSDAVEKDMKLAQLTQRALIHKQLPESTRFQVEYRYIPLDTVGGDYFTVLPYGDLELGVFIGDVSGHGIAAALFVSLVKFTTDRIFRKHAFSPAEYIKQLNIQLKDYMSSYFLTGIYGLFSFLTDGSARFTFCNGGHPYPVLLRADGSAELFDSRGTIIGAFEQAVYEEKTMVLGKGDRLLLYTDGISETENERKEMLGFEEGLVKLFHESRRETLSATLDTIIEAVNAFRGSARINDDVVLLGFEIL; encoded by the coding sequence ATGAGTTCCGATTCGCTATTGCAGAACGAGGATACCTTCAGGTCGATCATAAGCAACGTAAGTGAATACATCTACAGCGTCCGGATGCGGGACGAGGAGAGCGTGCGTTCCTACCACAGCCCCCAATCCGCCAGGGTCACCGGCTATTCCCCGGAAGAGCTTGGCTCCAACCCCTACCTCTGGTACCTCATGATTCATGCCGAGGACCGCGCGCGCGTGTCCGCCTTTCTGGCCGCAGTCAGGAACAGCGGCGCCTCTTCCAGCATTGAGCACCGCATCGTGCGCAAGGACGGCAGCGTGCGCTGGGTCTCGAACACCTGTACGGCTTCGGGCGGCGACCAGCCGGGGGAGTACCGCATGGACGGATTCCTCGTCGATATCACCGCGCAGAAGGAGCGGGAGCTTACCCTGAGGAAGCTCTCGCGGGCCATAGAGCAAAGTCCCTCCACCGTCGTCATTACCGACAAGCACGGCACCATAGAGTACGTAAATCCCAAGTTCACCAAGCTCACGGGGTACACCCTCGATGAAGCGGTGGGCAAAAACCCGCGAATACTCAAGTCGGGGACCCAGGACGCGCCTTTCTACCGGGATCTATGGCAGACCATACTGGCGGGGAACGAGTGGCGTGGGGAGTTCCACAACCGGAAAAAAAACGGGGAGCTGTACTGGGAATCCGCTTCCATTTCCCCTATCAGGGAAGGGAACGGCGAGATTACGCATTTCGTCGCCGTGAAGGAGGACGTCACCGCGCGCAAGGCGGCGGAAGACGCACTGCGCGTCTCCGAAGGGAAACTGCGCGAGCGCAGCGATGCGGTCGAGAAGGACATGAAGCTCGCGCAGCTCACGCAGCGCGCGCTCATCCACAAGCAGCTTCCTGAAAGCACGCGGTTCCAGGTCGAGTACCGCTATATCCCCCTGGACACGGTGGGTGGGGACTATTTCACCGTCCTCCCGTACGGCGACCTGGAGCTTGGCGTGTTCATAGGCGACGTGTCCGGGCATGGGATCGCCGCAGCGCTCTTCGTGTCACTCGTGAAATTCACCACCGATCGCATCTTCCGCAAGCATGCCTTCTCGCCCGCAGAATATATCAAACAGCTCAACATCCAGCTCAAGGACTACATGTCGAGCTACTTCCTTACGGGCATATACGGGCTGTTCAGTTTCCTTACCGACGGGAGCGCGCGCTTCACCTTCTGCAACGGCGGGCATCCATATCCGGTACTGCTACGCGCGGACGGGAGCGCGGAGCTCTTCGATTCCCGGGGCACGATTATCGGGGCGTTCGAGCAGGCGGTGTACGAGGAGAAGACCATGGTGCTCGGAAAAGGAGACAGGCTTCTGCTATACACAGACGGCATATCGGAAACGGAAAACGAGCGCAAGGAAATGCTGGGCTTCGAAGAAGGACTCGTAAAGCTCTTCCATGAATCCCGCCGCGAAACGCTGTCGGCTACGCTCGATACGATAATTGAAGCGGTCAACGCCTTCAGGGGATCGGCGCGGATAAACGACGACGTGGTCCTCCTGGGCTTCGAGATACTCTGA